A single genomic interval of Blochmannia endosymbiont of Camponotus sp. C-003 harbors:
- the tsaD gene encoding tRNA (adenosine(37)-N6)-threonylcarbamoyltransferase complex transferase subunit TsaD, with protein MRVLGIETSCDETGVAIYDQYKGLLVNAVHSQNELHAAYGGVVPELAARDHIRKIVPLILSTLDRAGLEPKNIDGIAYTAGPGLMGALLVGATVARTLAYAWKIPAVDIHHMEAHLLAPMLEKKIPTFPFVALLVSGGHTLLVSANNIGEYKILGESIDDAVGEVFDKIAVLLGLKYPGGALLSQMARKGIPGRYVFPRPMTDRPGLNFSFSGLKTFAVNTIMSGSHDAQTYADIARALEDSVVETLAIKCRRALNQTGLKCLVISGGVSANHELRSCLLKLMYILKGKLFYPRSEFCTDNGAMVAYTGLIRLKAGLFSDLPIVVRPRWSLEDLPRINQKQQSL; from the coding sequence ATGCGTGTTTTAGGTATTGAAACTTCGTGTGATGAAACAGGTGTAGCAATTTATGATCAATATAAAGGATTATTAGTGAATGCAGTACATAGTCAAAATGAATTGCATGCTGCTTATGGTGGCGTTGTTCCTGAATTGGCTGCTCGTGATCATATACGAAAAATAGTTCCTTTAATTTTATCTACATTAGATCGAGCTGGTTTGGAACCTAAGAATATCGACGGAATAGCATATACTGCTGGACCTGGCTTGATGGGCGCTTTATTGGTTGGAGCAACTGTTGCTAGAACACTTGCGTATGCTTGGAAAATACCCGCTGTCGATATTCATCATATGGAAGCTCATTTATTAGCGCCAATGTTAGAAAAAAAGATTCCTACTTTTCCATTCGTGGCATTATTGGTATCTGGTGGACACACTCTGCTTGTGTCTGCAAATAATATAGGGGAATATAAAATATTAGGAGAATCTATTGATGATGCTGTTGGAGAAGTGTTTGATAAAATTGCTGTATTATTAGGATTAAAATATCCTGGGGGGGCTTTATTATCCCAAATGGCTCGAAAGGGTATTCCGGGGCGTTATGTATTTCCTCGTCCCATGACTGATCGACCTGGTTTGAATTTTAGTTTTTCTGGATTAAAAACTTTTGCGGTAAATACTATTATGTCAGGTTCTCATGACGCTCAAACTTATGCTGATATTGCACGCGCATTGGAAGATTCAGTCGTTGAAACACTGGCAATTAAATGTCGTCGTGCATTAAATCAAACTGGATTGAAGTGTTTAGTAATATCTGGAGGTGTTAGCGCTAACCATGAGTTGCGGTCATGTCTTTTGAAGCTGATGTATATATTAAAAGGAAAATTGTTTTATCCTAGATCGGAGTTCTGTACAGATAACGGTGCAATGGTGGCTTATACTGGATTAATTAGACTAAAGGCTGGATTATTTAGTGATTTACCAATTGTAGTGAGACCACGCTGGTCATTAGAAGATCTTCCCCGAATCAATCAAAAACAACAATCATTGTGA
- the rpsU gene encoding 30S ribosomal protein S21, with protein sequence MPIIKVRENESFDVALRRFKRSCEKSGILSEVRRREFYEKPTTERKRAKASAIKRHIKKLARENLRRIRLY encoded by the coding sequence ATGCCAATAATTAAAGTACGTGAAAACGAATCATTCGATGTAGCGTTACGTCGTTTCAAAAGATCTTGTGAAAAATCAGGAATTTTATCTGAAGTACGTCGTAGAGAATTTTATGAAAAACCAACCACAGAACGTAAACGAGCCAAAGCATCAGCTATTAAACGTCATATCAAAAAACTAGCTCGAGAAAATTTAAGACGTATTCGCTTATATTAA
- the dnaG gene encoding DNA primase — protein MTRIPNTVINELISRTNIVDLIGQRVSLKRQGKNFLASCPFHTEKNPSFTVNIEKQFYYCFSCGSHGNAIDFLMHYDRLTFIEAIKELSIMHGIPIEKDSTSYTNNNDLKNNLYQLMNKLCAYYKNILTQQKYLYAYKYLKNRGLNTKIIDYFNIGFAPSRWSNIIQKFSLTLYDQKLLDQSGMLISNNTKKHKYDRFRGRIMFPIRDIAGRIVAFGGRVITQKKIPKYLNSPDTKIFKKSQHLYGLYEARMKQKNLSCILLVEGYIDVITLTQFGINYAVAALGTSTTDNHIRLLYSITDQIICCYDGDYAGKKAAWRTLNTALPYLTDERQIHFSFLPHGEDPDTLIRKIGKNNFLKKLTQTQDLSNFLFETLLQKTNLQTLSGRVKLSSLMLPILKKIPGQTLKLCLLQQLGNKIGILDDNKLSQLLIKKPIICNNKINRCYTNNSIERILIVLLIQNPRLAKLVPSVQGLEQFEQDDIVMFIDLVQICKTYPISTSAQLLEHYRGNKFFSKLELLAYWNHIITNDMIETTFIDALTKLYNLTLEKRQEILIARDRTSGLTMQERQELWLLNKTLSKH, from the coding sequence ATTACCCGAATCCCAAATACAGTAATTAATGAATTAATATCACGTACTAATATTGTTGATTTAATTGGTCAACGTGTGTCTTTAAAAAGACAGGGGAAGAATTTTTTGGCCTCCTGTCCGTTTCATACTGAAAAAAACCCATCATTTACTGTCAATATCGAAAAGCAATTTTATTATTGCTTCAGCTGTGGATCACATGGAAATGCAATAGATTTTTTGATGCATTATGACCGACTTACATTCATTGAAGCTATTAAAGAACTATCAATCATGCACGGAATACCAATAGAAAAAGATTCAACATCCTATACAAACAATAATGATCTAAAAAATAATTTATATCAATTAATGAATAAATTATGTGCATACTATAAAAATATATTAACCCAACAAAAATATTTATACGCCTACAAATATTTGAAAAATCGTGGATTAAATACCAAAATTATCGATTACTTCAATATTGGATTTGCTCCATCCAGATGGAGCAACATAATACAAAAATTTAGTCTGACATTATATGATCAAAAGCTACTTGATCAATCAGGCATGTTAATTAGCAATAATACAAAAAAACATAAATACGATCGCTTTCGTGGCCGCATTATGTTTCCTATACGAGATATAGCGGGAAGAATTGTAGCATTCGGAGGTCGTGTTATTACCCAAAAAAAAATACCCAAGTACTTGAATTCACCAGATACCAAAATTTTTAAAAAAAGTCAACATTTATATGGCTTGTACGAAGCACGCATGAAACAAAAAAATCTCTCTTGCATACTTTTAGTAGAAGGTTATATTGATGTTATCACCTTAACACAATTTGGGATTAACTATGCAGTTGCTGCTTTAGGAACTTCTACTACTGATAATCATATTCGATTATTATATAGTATTACTGATCAAATTATTTGTTGTTATGATGGTGATTATGCTGGTAAAAAAGCTGCTTGGCGTACACTAAATACCGCTCTACCATATCTTACTGATGAACGTCAAATACATTTCTCATTCTTGCCTCATGGAGAAGATCCAGATACATTGATACGTAAAATAGGAAAAAACAATTTTTTAAAAAAGTTAACCCAAACACAAGATTTATCAAATTTTTTATTTGAAACATTATTACAAAAAACAAATTTACAAACATTATCAGGTCGGGTTAAATTAAGTAGCCTGATGTTACCTATACTTAAAAAAATTCCAGGACAAACTTTAAAATTGTGTTTACTGCAACAATTAGGCAACAAAATAGGGATTCTAGATGATAATAAATTGAGCCAATTGCTCATAAAAAAACCTATTATATGCAATAATAAAATAAACAGATGTTATACAAATAACAGCATAGAACGCATATTGATAGTATTACTCATACAAAATCCGCGACTTGCTAAATTAGTCCCAAGTGTGCAAGGATTGGAACAATTTGAACAAGATGATATTGTGATGTTTATTGATTTAGTTCAAATATGCAAAACATATCCAATATCAACTTCTGCTCAATTATTAGAGCATTATCGTGGGAATAAATTTTTTTCAAAACTTGAATTACTAGCATATTGGAATCACATAATTACAAATGATATGATAGAAACTACTTTTATTGATGCTTTGACCAAATTATATAATTTAACTCTTGAAAAACGCCAAGAGATACTGATTGCACGTGATCGTACATCTGGTTTAACAATGCAAGAACGTCAAGAATTATGGTTATTAAATAAAACATTATCGAAACATTAA